Genomic segment of Engystomops pustulosus chromosome 8, aEngPut4.maternal, whole genome shotgun sequence:
GTAGAGACATGTTGAGCACCCGTCTTTCTATATCTCTGATGGATTTAAAGACGGACGGATCCTTACAGGCGGGTGACGTCACTATGTACAGAAGTTCCTAGAAGGGCACTTCCCCTTCTGTCACTCGCATAAAGGGACAAAGGCTCATTGTTATTACATGAGTATTGAGCGACTACGACAccagagatcagcggtgccaggGCCCCACAGATATGTCATGTTATGTCTCTGCCGGTTACCATATGTGACATATATATAGCGCAGAGTATTGCCCCCACACCATTGATACAATCCATACACATAGATAGGATGGTAATATTGTGTTTCGTTATATTATATGTCTCCTAAGAGAACCTCACTTCATCTTTTCAGTCTCAAACAAGAATATGATCTGTAAGTGaatctgcccccccacccccaaattTTATTGGTCTAAATGATTTTTACAGGCAAGAGAACCCAAAGCGATTATAAAGATCGAACATCTGAACGCAACCTTCCAGCCGGCCAAGATAGGAAACCCAAACGGCCTGCAGATCACATACCTGCGGGACAACAGCACTAGGAACATCTTCGTGTACCATGAAGATGGCAAGGTGAGTGATCCGGGAGGGAACCCGTCAGCTACAGGGTCATGTACTAACTAATCATATGgctgtgtaggtgacactttCTGTATCTGAAGCATTGCCTGTCCTGAAAACATGGATGCAGAGAAGCTTCTATTTTtaattatatgcaaatgagaattTAAGTGCACTGTGGGCGTGGCTGCGAGATCTGGCTCTTAGGTAGAAAATTTGTACACGGCGCACAAGCAGGATAGATAAATACGATGCTGGGAGTCCTATTAAGTTTGGAAAATATGTCCACTATAATATTTATATCCTAGAAGTATCCCGGATCCATTACACTAAGACAAGCTCCTCTTTAATATCCTGCTGCCATGTCGGACGCCAGTGCAGCTGTCAGAGAAAGCAGAAGTCTGGAGACGTCAGTAATGGATCTTGATGGCTTTTGCCCTTTCATGTGACTAGTGATCAGCAGAACGAATCAGCGGCCATCCACCAGGCACCTGTCTAGGGTGCAGCCATGGGGAGGTGGCCGCTTCCTATAACAGCTCCCAAATGACAGAGCGCTGGTAACCCAGAGCTGGCCGACTGCTGCCACCTACTGGGCTAATGGGAGAAGTGCACGCTgtgatgtttttgtgttttccgTTGTACTTGGAGCGATTTTTGCTTCGATCCTTGTTAATTTATGTCATTTGTTGCCATGGCAGGAAATCGTGGATTGGTTTAACGCTATCCGAGCAGCGCGGTTCCACTACTTACAAGTGGCTTATCCTATCGCAATGGATGTGGATGTAAGTTTCGAATTCGGTTTTGGTCAGAGCCCATTGGGTTGTTCTTGAAGCAATCATGCACACGCATTTCTATTCAACAGATACATTGATTTATATGggtttaggctgcggtcacatggtTTTAACATtgaatacaacagctgaggagaggagatttcccTAATTACACGCAGACTCACACACCTAGCTCACAACCCTGGCTATGAGCCACCTGCCCAGGCCAAAAAACtcaaagcaggtcctattcctgcccgtgttTGGTGTCATTGGTAGTCACACACACACGGATGACACATGGGCCACAAAGAGTGAACTGCGGATCCCTTGTTTGAGGCCCGAGAAAACACACATTCGTATACACAAGGACTGGTGAAGACACTGCAATCCCTCTCCATATTCTCAGCCAAAGACACAAttttgagggagatttattagaagtgtctgagagcagaactgttctagttgcccatgacaaccaatcagagctcagctttcattttccagcagcagtttttaaaattacaactaagctctgattggtttccatgggcaacttgaacagttttacctcagacacctctgttaaatctcccccattatgattACAGTATGTGCAGCCCCGCACATACGATCTTTGCACAGATGGGAAGACCACTGGTCGCTTGGGTGTAAGACCCATAGTGTGAACACAGCTTGAGAATAGGCCATTACTATCAGATGGGAATGAGTCCAAGAGTTGGTACCACCTCAAATTTGCTATTTGTACAGTAGTAGCCTCCAATGCAGCAGCTACACAATGAAATGGGTggtggaagcagacagctccatctaCAGCGTAGTGGCTATTCTAGGTTACTGCAGATAAACTCCCATTCACCTAATCGTCATCAGATCTCAGCCTCTAGACATGTTCACATGCAGAGTTTTGATGCTTTGAAATACACTTGAAATCCTCCACCCAGGTCACGCATTGGCCAACATTTATGAAAGcgtttgcgccaattttctgtctgactttgcactggaaaaatctgcaaactgcttgtacatgtatttataaagcgtctgcgccacttttgtgttgcagctgcactgtgtccgccgTGCCACCAAATTCTGTACCTAAAGGGGCGTTTCGGTGCTGAGTCAGACATGGCGCAACTCgacaaaattgtgtcacacgctctatattaaaagttggtgcacacttcctgagcagtgcaaggGGCCCCTGATTCATGaagacaggcaaactgcacatagtagagactACACGAGTTTTTATAAATGTACCCTATTAAGTTAACATTGTGGCCCACATTTGTTATTAGTGAGGTAAAACTGCAGGTAGTGCACTAATGTACAGCGTgagccacattcatgaagaccacaTCTCGGCCTTCGACTTCACGAATGTGGCGCACGCTGCAAGTGGCCAAATGCACCAACTGCATGCACCCAATTTTTTCTGATGCACTCAGTGTAAGGGGCGTGCGACACATAAATGTGGCAGCCAGAGCGAAAATGCACCTGAACGCCCCTTGCTGTGCGCACTACACTACTGTGACACACTACTAgcgctgacacttcataaatacatccgCAACCAGAATACGTACTAAATGTGTCTCCTGCGCGTTTACTAAACACTTGCAGTGTTGTCTCTATGTATAATTGGGGAGAGGTGAACCCATTCAATTGCGTTTCCAAACGCAATCACAACGCCACATGAGAATGCACGGTCTCCAGGTGAAATCAGCTGCAGGTCCACAAAATTCTCACGAAATCCACTTCAAAATACAGAGCGTTTGGTTCCATGAGCCTCTTTCTATGAATTTCCATTCAACGGAACTACAAAGCGCACTCTATACTTTCCAGGAGGAAATACAAGGAATTTAAGTGTAATAAAGAACATATAGCTGCAGCATAAAAACTCTAGAGACTCTGTATTTCTCTCCTGGAGACTGAACACACAGGGGACTTTCACGTTAAGGCTCAGGGGAGTCTCAGCTGATAACAGGGTCCAGAGTCCAGGGAAGCTGTCagtgatatatgatatacagcCTCACCAATCCAGCTGTCACACTAGTCACATAATCCTCTACCCCAGAGCTTGCAATCTACACGTACCAGTACACATAATGCAGGCAGGACCCTGGTCACATGTTGCAGCTTCTGTAAGGCCAAAGTATTAGAGGGCTTGCTCAGGTTTAGaagacatggctgctttcttcaggggcggcacggtggctgagtgggtattACTTCTgctttgcagcactggggtcctgagtcaacatctgcaaagagtttgtatgttctcaccgtgtttgcgtgggtttcctccgggtactccagtttcctcccacactccaaaaacataatgttaggttgtttagattgtgagccccatggggacagggaccaatttgacatgctttgtacagcgctgcgtaatctgtgtgcactatataaataaagaattattattattatattattattatgtgtagaAGTGCAAAGAAATCCCATTCACTTCACTGAAGACCACAGAGCCATAGCTAACAATTTACCCATATACATTTCTAGGAGGGATAACAGAGGAATTTCACAGACATAAATTcttaatgtaagaaaaaaaaattaccctcccttaaaggaaatctaccatcaagcatgaataaagcagggacacttctGGATCCAGGTGCCATGATGACTGTGgtaagcttcttatatttgttatccatggcctcctgccttctaaaatcaacttttacaattatgctaatgagtcagatgtGGTTGGGATGcgctaccagagcccttctgtagtTTAACAGGCTACTACACTATctcctccctctctgctccctcagcacttcccccgccctctgcctgatgtaatctcacagcagcagaggaagtttcaatacatagtgggaggggggaagtgctcctgcacagtataagagcatgtgaagctacagcacagaggtgctctgCTAACAaccctctggctcattaacatacttTTATAAgtagattttaggaggaaggaggccatagataacaaatataagaagattcccacagtcccggtgcctggatctatgagtaatgtccctggtttatcaggatggattttgatagtagatttcctggaAGGTGGTAGGAAGGTTTCTACtaaatttttattctatttttagtTGGTGCCAAAGCTGACTAGGAACTTTCTTAAAGAAGGATATATGGAAAAGACCGGTCCGAAGGTGAGGAAAATGGAACGATCTTCTAATTCTAGTAGAAAAAGTTATCAGGGGAATGGATCAGAACTGGATCTAAGGATAAGTCTACACATTGTCTGATGTACATGTCTCTGTTCCCAGCACACCGAGGGCTTCAAGAAGAGATGGTTCACCTTGGATGACAGGAGATTAATGTACTTCAAAGACCCCATGGTAAGAATGTGTGATGGATGGTACCAGCCGAGCCCCCCATTCTTGTACAAGAGGCCGGAGAATCACCTTCTACaatgggggggtgggggcagGCGTCACCCCTGGTGCTGTTGGTTATGCCGTGAATCTGGTggcactgtccctttaaatcttacaatgTCATTAATATTATGACTTTCCTGCATTGTGTGTATTTGGTCATGGTCCTGGTAGTGACAGCTGCCCCCACCtccatcctgatccccctctgTGGTCCCCCTGCAGGACGCCTTCGCCAGAGGAGAAGTGTTTATTGGGAGCACCGAGAACCACTACAAGGTGGAAGAAGGACTTCCTGCGTCCACACAGGGGAACCACTGGCAGTTCGGCATCACCATCACTACCCCCGACAGGAAGTTCCTGTTTACATGTGAGAGCGACACCGACCGCACAGATTGGATCTCTGCCTTCCAGAAAGTTCTCAATAAGCCCATGCTTCCCCAGGAGTATGCCGGTGAGAGCTCCTACGTGTACTTACTACCAAGTATCTGGTGGGGGATAGATCACTACTAACTCTTCTACCACTGCCGGAGGCCCTGTGTGGCTAAAGGGTTAATACCTtagaaaacacacagtgatgtcacagttcagagataatacacacagtgatgtcacagtacagggataatacacacagtgatgtcacagtacagggataatacacccagtgatgtcacagtacagggataatacacacagtgatgtcacagtacagggataatacacacagtgatgtcacagtacagggataatacacacagtgatgtcacagtacaggggtaatacacaaagtgatgtcacagtacatggataatacacacagtgatgtcacagttcagagataatacacacagtgatgtcacggtacagggataatacacacagtgatgtcacagtacagggataatacacacagtgatgtcacagtacaggggtaatacacaaagtgatgtcacagtacaggggtaatacacaaagtgatgtcacagtacatggataatacacacagtgatgtcacagttcagggataatacacacagtgatgtcacagtacagggataatacacacagtgatgtcacagtacggggataatacacacagtgatgtcacagtacggggataatacacacagtgatgtcacagtacggggataatacacacagcgatgtcacagtacggggataatacacacagcgatgtcacagtacggggataatacacacagtcatgtcacagtacaggggtaatacacacagcgatgtcacagtacaggaataatacacacagcgatgtcacagtacagggataatacacacagtgatgtcacagaacaggaataatacacacagcgatgtcacagtacggggataatacacacagcgatgtcacagtacggggataatacacacagtcatgtcacagtacggggataatacacacagtgatgtcacagtgcagggataatacacacagtcatgtcacagtacaggggtaatacacacagcgatgtcacagtacagggataatacacacagcgatgtcacagtacaggggtaatacacacagcgatgtcacagtacagggataatacacacagcgatgtcacagtacagggataatacacacagcgatgtcacagtacagggataatacacacagcgatgtcacagtacagggataatacacacagcgatgtcacagtacagagataatacacacagcgatgtcacagtacagagataatacacacagcgatgtcacagtacagggataatacacacagcgatgtcacagtacagagataatacacacagcgatgtcacagtacagggataatacacacagcgatgtcacagtacaggaataatacacacagtgaggtcacagtacagagataatacacacagtgaggtcacagtgcaGGGAAAATACTACAGGAGTACTGTAGTGATACTGTACTGACATGGGAGGGAGCTGTGGACAGGAGTACTGTAGTGATACTGCACTGACAGGGGAGGGAGCTGTGGACAGGAGTACTGCAGTGATACTGCACTGACAGGGGAGGGAGCTGTGGACAGGAGTACTGTAGTGATACTGTACTGACATGGGAGGGAGCTGTGGACAGGAGTACTGTAGTGATACTGCACTGACAGGGGAGGGAGCTTTGGACAGGAGTACTGTAGTGATACTGCACTGACAGGGGAGGGAGCTTTGGACAGGAGTACTGTAGTGATACTGCACTGACAGGGGAGGGAGCTGTGGACAGGAGTACTGTAGTGATACTGCACTGACAGGGAGGAGGAGCTGTGGACAGGAGTACTGTAGTGATACTGTACTGACAGGGGAGGGAGCTGTGGACAGGAGTACTGTAGTGATACTGTACTGACAGGGGAGGGTGCTGTGGACAGGAGTACTGTAGTGATACTGTACTGACAGGGGAGGGAGCTGTGGACAGGAGTACTGTAGTGATACTGTACTGACAGGGGAGGGAGCTGTGGACAGGAGTACTGTAGCGATACTGCACTGACAGGGGAGGGAGCTGTGGACAGGAGTACTGTAGCGATACTGTACTGACAGGGGAGGGTGCTGTGGACAGGAGTACTGTAGTGATACTGTACTGACAGGGAGGAGGAGCTGTGGACAGGAGTACTGTAGTGATACTGCACTGACTGGGAGGGGGATCAGGAAATAACTGCGCTTATTCTATGGATGTGCCTGACATGTTTGCCTCGGGATGTGTCTGGAATTTTCACCCATTTTTTCTATACTTGTGTCTTTTTCTCTTTATAGTGGAAGCTCATTTCAAGCATAAACCATAGTGCGAGGTGTTTTCCACAACCGTCTATACAAATGCACCAGGTTTACAGCAGAAGGAAAGCGCATCCACAATGTGATGGGGAAAGGGGAATAACCCAGTAACTGTGAGCCAGATGAACCCTCACTTTCCACTACAGATGTTCAGCCAAGGACTGGGCCTGTCAGCATAATGTCTGTCTTCATGTCTCGTGCCATACTGTGTGTCCGCGCTGGTCAGGAGGTCGGCTATGGAGTCTAGGTCGGGGACTAGGTGAACATTCCTTGGTGTCCACTTCCGGCTTCCATCGTCTTCTTCTGATTAGATCTTGGTTGCACTTATTCATGAAATGTACTGGTTTTACCCCATGAGCTGGAGACACATTGGTCTTCCACCAAGACTTCTCCTTGTGTGATAAGAAGCAggagagaccttctgtgagatcGGAACCAAGATGACCTAAGGTCCTGAAGCTCCTCGTCTGATTTGTTTGCAATGACTACAGAGGGACACCGGTCCCTTCCATCCCTTAGGCACAATAAGCTTTTTACTCTCATGGTCCATGTTTTGTATCACCCTGAGGTACCTGGAGGAGATTCACCTGCATATTCACACGTCCTCCTGCACAACGCTTCTTCATCACGAGGGAGCGGTGGAAACCTTCAAGGAGTTTATAAGTTGTGGATACAACTTTTTAGGAATTTTTGGGGATCCCAGCTCATAACCCTCCACCAATCTTTTAGTCAAACGTGTCAACATGAAGCAACAATAGAAAAAGTTGTATATTATGCTGCTGCTGACGTGGATGAACTCATAGATGACAAGGAGACCATGTATACATCGTACAACGAGACCTCTACATATATCATTCTATGTCTCATTTTGTGGATTGTATACATCCAATCATAGACTGGCAGCCTCTTGGCAGGGCGGCGTGCTAGTATGGCTTGACCAAGTGGATGATGGGGATCCATCCTTATAGTTAATGTACATCTTTTAACGTTAAGTAATTTTTCTTGCTGATTCATAGGTTAAAAAGACAGATTTGGACAAACTCCTTATACACATATCCAAATATTAGTTCTGACCATTACTGTCACACTGGATTCTTGCAGCCACCACTGGATGGAGCTATTGAGCTCAATGTATACAGTGTTGCCAGATTCGGTGTATACAGTgcgctccacctagtggtgacttGTGGAGGTCTCTATAGGGAATTAAGGCCTATTACCAAAATTTATTGACTTTCATCCTCTGTAAAGATAAAGAAAGTAGTAGTAGCACAGAATTTGGGGAATTAGAAAATGGTGTTTAATGCATATTCACTTTAAGCGATTTCAACCTGTAGCACAGTCCATAAAATCTAGCCCGTAGCCATCCCCATCATCCGCTATGTATGGCTTAGTAGCACCAGCTACAATGACTCACATAAAGTATTGGGGGTCTATACAGGGGTAGTAATTGGGGGTCTTTGGATTTTACATGTTGTTTTCTATTTAATTATGTGCACATATTagcatattaattaattaatgagcTGCTTTTCATCAGGTCACATGTTGACCGGGGGGAACATTCATGACAATTGTTTACTGAAAACTAGAATAATCACATAAGACACATATCAGCCGATACTAACAATGTATATATCTACAAGATTCCATGGTGTTCTTATGATTTGCAGctataaaaatatttgtataatATTAAGAGAAGGTCGGACACAGAACAAAGTCTTGGATGAGATCCATCACTGATATCCCTGTATACAAGATACAAAGACGTGCTGTAAACCCCTCCCCGTTGGTTTACTCTGAATTCCTGCTGCCAAACATGGCCGAATGCTATCTACAAGTTACATCTGTCCACCAGGGCCATGGTTATCCTATTGGTATGCAGCTCAAGTGCAGACCTCTATGTCACCACGGTGACAGACTACAAACTAGCAACAAGGGATCCTGTAGTCATATAACTCCAACTCTAAAGAGTAACACATGAGTAATACTGTTACCTGGTCTGTATACAATATGATGAGTAATTACTTTGtacagcgctacagaatatgctggcgctatataaaaaaagatgaAGCAGTGGCCCTTACATACAATAGTTATGCAATCTGTAGAGACTAATGCGAGAGATCAGTTGACAGCCTTAAAGGGAAGGGTATAGTAGTAACCCAGCACACACCAATATCTTAAAGGGAATTTGTTTCCTTATAGAAACTGGTAGTTTAGACTAAAGTGATAAGATTTTAGGCTAAAATTGGTCCGATACTTAAACTACTGGCCTACATGTACAAGGTGGCAAAATACCTAGTATGCTTAGACCAGAAGAAGTAATACATCAGGTCCCAAGGATTTTTAAATGTTGGGCATTCATATGCATATAGAATATTTAGTccattaaagggagcctgtcaccaggaatatgaTCTTTAGCTGGTAACAGATTCCAATAGCTTACGCTATGctgtaaaaatgcctttgtcagcactctaaatcatttcagtcatttataaaacattatttcacattaactggctccctgccagcggcgtgcggtgagtcccagg
This window contains:
- the ADAP1 gene encoding arf-GAP with dual PH domain-containing protein 1, with protein sequence MAEERNRRALLELAAKPDNTACADCGAPDPDWASYTIGVFICLNCSGIHRNIPQISRVKSVRLDPWDDVQIEYMSCLGNKVAQAKFESKVPAFYYKPTASDCQVLREQWIRAKYERKEFIYIEKQEPYSAGYREGLLWKRGRDNGQFLSRKFVLSEREGALKYFNKNDAREPKAIIKIEHLNATFQPAKIGNPNGLQITYLRDNSTRNIFVYHEDGKEIVDWFNAIRAARFHYLQVAYPIAMDVDLVPKLTRNFLKEGYMEKTGPKHTEGFKKRWFTLDDRRLMYFKDPMDAFARGEVFIGSTENHYKVEEGLPASTQGNHWQFGITITTPDRKFLFTCESDTDRTDWISAFQKVLNKPMLPQEYAVEAHFKHKP